A genomic window from Lotus japonicus ecotype B-129 chromosome 1, LjGifu_v1.2 includes:
- the LOC130741041 gene encoding uncharacterized protein LOC130741041, with amino-acid sequence MAEKNKYYVVFKGKNVRIIKDWISCHAQVVRYNGRLYDGFEMFEEAETTRMKLYKDEIIPQPIEDVKESQTWNASASSSEEVSFEEISLLANLSCFVTGLDYLKALVETKQTGIQAIEKMRTSWLKLASRIYCIMSVII; translated from the exons atggctgagaaaaataaatattatgttGTGTTCAAAGGCAAGAATGTAAGaattatcaaagattggattaGTTGTCATGCACAAGTAGTTAGGTACAATGGAAGGCTATATGATGGGTTTGAGATGTTTGAGGAGGCTGAAACAACACGTATGAAGCTCTACAAGGATGAGATTATACCTCAACCCATTGAAGATGTCAAGGAGTCGCAAACATGGAATGCTAGTGCAAGTAGCAGTGAGGAAGTGTCATTTGAAG aaataTCATTGCTTGCGAATTTATCATGTTTTGTAACTGGTTTGGATTACCTGAAAGCGCTTGTAGAGACGAAACAGACGGGCATCCAAGCCATTGAAAAGATGAGGACATCGTGGTTGAAGTTAGCAAGTAGGATTTACTGTATCATGTCTGTCATAATCTAG